AATAAGGTGGCAAGAAATGAATAGTAAGAATTGGGAATAAGGGTAATGCCAACAACCTCAATGATAGCAGATAGTGCCAGGGGATGTCTTATGTATTTATAAGGTCCTTCCTTAATTAATTTATGCCCTTCTACAATTTTAATATCCGGACTTAAATATTTACCCAGGGTTTGTGCGGCACAATCGCGTAATGGAATCACACTGACATACATTAAAAAACCAATCCCACTAATCATTAAATTAACCTTCTGAATATGGAGATAAAAATATTCGACCAGCGCACCGGCCCAGATTAAAAGGTAAAGAAGAAGTAAGATACTATAACTTATCGGCACATAAACCTTACCTGGTCCTGGTTCTTCAGAATATGATTTGGTTATT
Above is a genomic segment from bacterium containing:
- a CDS encoding isoprenylcysteine carboxylmethyltransferase family protein, translated to MNFTFIYVAFLIISTVYRLRRITKSYSEEPGPGKVYVPISYSILLLLYLLIWAGALVEYFYLHIQKVNLMISGIGFLMYVSVIPLRDCAAQTLGKYLSPDIKIVEGHKLIKEGPYKYIRHPLALSAIIEVVGITLIPNSYYSFLATLFIFLPYMLFRIHLEEKALTEKFGQEYIDYKKEVSAFLPFKKRISK